In one window of Drosophila innubila isolate TH190305 chromosome 2L unlocalized genomic scaffold, UK_Dinn_1.0 4_B_2L, whole genome shotgun sequence DNA:
- the LOC117781752 gene encoding insulin-like growth factor-binding protein complex acid labile subunit yields the protein MLLKWLLFSLCIMPAMFSNTRRKCPVECSCSIDDLDRYQAICTKGGLSSLSSSQLDIDVKVIIIRGPRNSIIIGPALRQFMQLQVLRITDSNLPAIGPESLWGLKYLRILDLSKNNITNITENNFRGQDNLHELDLSKNKILRMASSTFRHLTDLRRLNLADNSIVELVQRNFFMLNRLKYLDLSGNPLQDLQPDVFRDVPEMKVLKCRNCQLKKINPQLYNLLPLLSELDLGRNEFKFLDKEEFHDVKRLTKVLLDGNQLSVVVDQLFRMQKSLNHLDLSYNRLAKVPNDSFLQLTNLTFLDLSYNKLVRLEPQSVRSLGNLRVLNISGNVLMDLRDMHETFDLIPDLTHLAIADMGHLPVGLLRPFRQLRYLNISGNSLDNMALKVIDPCRELEYLDLSRNQLYGINADTALRIQGIRNVRLDNNPLICDECHMGKLIKVVRQLQWKWDTYPICFLPKSLRGAEIINLDIGGLHTCLDYISDEEQNAASTSYNFLEHGGLNTLAILGGIIFVLITVIILSLVACFSKNRARYYTREDHLTGSDSKCLEKNLETTTVTTLGNGGSPTTTTTLTLATSPAANASTLNGTTNGHIQSPSNGNTPSHGLQTSHENDKEINFKFPIDDRVCTIDELVLPPAPPPPAAAVAQVHHHPSMGSLMYSVSQAPSSGASLGGTATVLAAASAAATVIPPGAPSPMPVPAEAVVVMLPPPPPLQHQQQQQQQQLQYQQHQQMGSLASLREVQQQLVHLSSTLEPLVSVN from the exons ATGCTTTTAAAGTGGCTGCTGTTCAGCCTGTGCATAATGCCGGCCATGTTCAGCAATACGAGAAGGAAATGCCCTGTAGAATGCAGTTGTAGCATTGATGATTTGGATCGCTATCAGGCCATTTGTACAAAAG GCGGCCTGAGCTCTTTATCCTCCAGTCAACTGGATATTGACGTCAAGGTAATCATAATACGTGGACCACGTAATTCGATAATTATTGGACCGGCACTGCGTCAGTTTATGCAGCTGCAAGTGCTGCGCATTACGGACTCCAATCTACCAGCGATTGGGCCAGAGTCCTTGTGGGGACTCAAATATCTGCGCATATTAG ATCTGTCGAAGAATAATATAACAAACATTACTGAAAATAACTTTCGGGGTCAGGATAATCTACATGAATtggatttatcaaaaaataaaatcctaCGTATGGCCAGCTCAACATTTCGACATCTGACG GATCTGCGACGTCTTAATTTGGCCGATAACTCAATCGTGGAGCTTGTACAGCGCAACTTCTTCATGCTGAACAGACTCAAGTACCTGGACTTGAGCGGAAATCCGTTGCAGGACTTACAGCCGGATGTGTTTCGCGATGTGCCC GAGATGAAAGTACTGAAGTGTCGCAATTGCCAACTGAAAAAAATCAATCCGCAATTGTACAATTTATTGCCGCTTTTAAGCGAATTGGATTTGGGACGCAACGAG TTCAAATTCCTTGACAAGGAGGAATTTCACGATGTGAAGCGTCTCACAAAAGTTTTACTCGATGGCAATCAATTGTCTGTGGTCGTCGACCAACTCTTTCGCATGCAGAAAAGTCTTAATCACTTGG ATTTATCGTATAATCGCTTGGCCAAAGTGCCAAATGATTCGTTTCTTCAGTTGAccaatttaacatttttggatCTATCCTACAACAAATTGGTGCGACTTGAACCACAGTCGGTCCGAAGTTTGGGCAACTTGAGAGTCTTAAATATCAGTGGAAATGTTCTCATGGATTTAAGAGATATGCACGAAACATTCGAT CTTATTCCAGATCTAACGCATTTGGCAATTGCGGATATGGGTCACTTGCCAGTGGGATTGTTAAGGCCTTTTCGGCAATTGCGCTATTTGAATATTTCGGGCAATTCTTTGGATAACATGGCATTGAAAGTTATCGATCCGTGTCGAGAGCTAGAG TATTTGGACTTATCACGCAACCAATTATATGGCATCAATGCCGATACGGCACTACGAATCCAGGGTATACGTAATGTGCGACTCGACAACAATCCATTGATATGTGACGAGTGTCATATgggaaaattaataaaggtTGTGCGACAA CTGCAATGGAAGTGGGATACATATCCCATTTGCTTTTTGCCAAAAAGTTTGCGTGGCgctgaaataattaatttggaCATTGGCGGTCTTCACACGTGCCTCGATTACATCAGCGACGAGGAGCAAAATGCGGCAAGCACTTCATATAATTTTCTTGAGCATG GTGGCCTTAATACCTTGGCCATTTTGGGCGGCATCATCTTTGTGCTAATTACTGTCATCATATTGTCACTTGTCGCCTGCTTTTCTAAGAATCGAGCACGGTACTATACGAGAGAGGATCATCTGACTGGCA GCGATAGCAAATGTTTGGAAAAGAATTTGGAAACAACCACAGTAACAACTTTAGGCAATGGCGGCTCAccgacaacgacaaccacaCTGACACTAGCCACATCGCCGGCAGCGAATGCGTCAACATTGAATGGCACAACGAACGGTCATATCCAGAGTCCTTCCAATGGAAATACACCTTCACATGGTTTGCAAACGTCCCACGAAAATGACAAGGaaatcaactttaaatttcCCATTGACGATCGCGTTTGTACTATCGATGAACTGGTATTACcgccagcaccaccaccaccagctgCGGCAGTGGCTCAAGTGCATCATCATCCCAGCATGGGCAGTCTAATGTATAGCGTATCCCAGGCACCTAGTAGTGGGGCAAGTTTGGGGGGTACAGCCACAGTGTTGGCTGCTGCATCGGCAGCTGCAACTGTGATTCCTCCTGGCGCACCATCGCCGATGCCAGTACCCGCTGAGGCTGTGGTTGTAATGCTGCCACCGCCGCCACCgctgcagcatcagcaacaacaacaacaacaacagctacaataccaacaacatcaacagatGGGCAGCTTGGCAAGCTTGCGCGaggtgcagcagcagctggtgCATTTGAGCAGCACGCTGGAACCGCTGGTCAGCGTTAACTGA
- the LOC117781753 gene encoding eukaryotic translation initiation factor eIF1-like — MSIQNLNSRDPFADAIKGPDDDIQDGLVHIRIQQRNGRKTLTTVQGLSTEYDLKKIVRSCKKEFACNGTVIEHPEYGEVLQLQGDQRENICQWLTKAGLAKADRLKVHGF, encoded by the coding sequence ATGTCCATTCAGAACCTCAATTCACGCGATCCATTCGCGGATGCCATCAAGGGACCCGATGATGACATCCAAGACGGTCTCGTTCACATTCGTATCCAACAGCGTAACGGTCGCAAAACTCTAACCACTGTCCAGGGTCTATCGACTGAATACGATCTCAAGAAGATTGTACGCTCTTGCAAAAAGGAATTCGCTTGCAACGGCACCGTGATTGAACATCCCGAATACGGCGAGGTCCTACAACTCCAAGGAGATCAACGTGAGAACATCTGTCAGTGGCTAACCAAGGCCGGCCTGGCCAAGGCTGATCGCCTCAAAGTACATGGCTTCTGA